A region of Rickettsiales bacterium DNA encodes the following proteins:
- the phhA gene encoding phenylalanine 4-monooxygenase yields MGTEEYVYEYPDYPQMKADFSIPDQYYERYTPEDQDVWRFLYKRQMELMPKYACQTYLDALEDMPITGDEIPHFDAINEKLYAATGWELVPVPGLIPAHSFFTHLATKAFPVTHWMRPKDRIDYLQEPDLFHDLFGHVPLLMNPIFGQYLSAFGRGGCRALRIGDEKSLENLTRLYWYTVEFGLMREANQTKIYGAGILSSPGEVVFSIDSPSPNRIAFDMKRMMQTDFIISDYQESYWVIDHFEQLFEATKPDFKKIYQELAPQPVYRPEQTLEKDKIYTTGTGEYHRAKAS; encoded by the coding sequence ATGGGAACCGAAGAATACGTTTATGAATACCCGGATTATCCGCAGATGAAGGCTGATTTCAGTATTCCAGACCAATATTACGAGCGGTATACGCCAGAAGATCAAGACGTTTGGCGCTTTTTATATAAGCGTCAGATGGAACTGATGCCTAAATATGCCTGCCAAACCTATCTCGATGCGCTGGAAGACATGCCTATTACTGGCGATGAAATCCCGCATTTCGACGCGATTAATGAGAAACTCTATGCCGCGACAGGTTGGGAGTTAGTCCCCGTTCCCGGCTTAATCCCCGCGCATAGCTTCTTTACGCATCTGGCGACGAAGGCCTTCCCTGTCACGCATTGGATGCGCCCTAAGGATAGGATCGATTACCTGCAAGAGCCTGACTTATTTCATGACTTATTCGGCCATGTCCCGCTCCTCATGAACCCGATATTCGGTCAGTATCTCTCTGCCTTTGGACGCGGCGGCTGTCGGGCACTACGCATTGGCGATGAGAAATCACTCGAAAACCTGACCCGCCTCTACTGGTATACGGTCGAGTTCGGCCTCATGCGTGAAGCAAATCAAACCAAAATTTACGGTGCAGGTATTCTCTCCTCCCCTGGCGAAGTGGTCTTCAGTATCGATAGCCCGTCGCCCAACCGGATCGCTTTTGATATGAAGCGTATGATGCAAACCGATTTCATTATTAGTGATTACCAAGAGAGTTATTGGGTGATTGATCATTTTGAACAGCTGTTTGAAGCGACTAAACCTGATTTCAAAAAAATCTATCAAGAACTAGCCCCTCAGCCAGTTTACCGCCCAGAGCAAACCCTCGAAAAAGATAAGATCTACACCACAGGAACCGGCGAATATCACCGTGCAAAAGCGAGCTAG
- a CDS encoding TIGR00645 family protein encodes MSLGNDLERVTETGLFASRWLLTPFYIGLVGSLLLLMNSFVHEFIGFFSQLATISTNDTILAVLTLIDLTLAANLVIIVTFSGYENFVSKFDIDDHKDRPAWQGKVDFSGLKMKLVASIIAISSIHLLKVFMDVAKYDEKIIRWMVIIHVIFITSGVMLALMDRLMYSWRNNTTNN; translated from the coding sequence ATGTCTTTAGGAAATGATCTCGAACGCGTAACGGAAACTGGCTTATTTGCCAGCCGTTGGTTGCTAACTCCGTTTTATATTGGCCTTGTTGGTTCGCTTCTACTGTTAATGAACAGTTTTGTGCATGAGTTTATCGGCTTTTTCTCGCAGCTTGCTACCATTAGCACAAATGATACAATCCTTGCCGTCCTCACCCTGATTGACCTTACACTGGCCGCCAATCTTGTGATTATCGTGACTTTCTCAGGTTATGAAAATTTTGTCTCAAAGTTCGATATTGACGACCATAAAGATCGCCCAGCATGGCAAGGAAAAGTCGATTTTTCTGGTCTGAAGATGAAGCTTGTCGCGTCAATCATCGCCATCTCAAGCATTCACTTACTCAAAGTATTTATGGATGTTGCGAAATATGATGAAAAGATCATCCGCTGGATGGTGATTATTCATGTTATCTTCATCACGTCAGGCGTCATGCTCGCACTGATGGATCGCCTCATGTATAGCTGGCGCAATAACACCACTAACAATTAG
- a CDS encoding TatD family hydrolase, producing the protein MLIVDSHCHLNFSDFEEDFDAVLANAAEAEVGLLQTICTRMSEFETIHKIALDHEQIYCSVGVHPCNVQEAPLVTLGELVEAADKPKVIGLGETGLDYFHSIDHVSLQKESFRIHIEASRQTGLPVIIHCRDAEEDTVAILKEEKAKGDFKALIHCFTGTKWLADEVLKLGLTISLSGILTFKNAKEIQAIAKDLPLDKVLVETDAPYLAPMPHRGKRNEPAYTRHTCEYLAQLKEVSLEAAAAQTTENFFRLFDKAPQP; encoded by the coding sequence ATGCTTATCGTCGACTCTCATTGCCATTTGAACTTCTCTGATTTTGAGGAGGATTTTGATGCGGTATTGGCGAATGCGGCTGAGGCGGAGGTGGGCTTGTTGCAAACCATCTGCACGCGCATGAGTGAGTTTGAAACGATCCATAAAATAGCGCTAGATCATGAGCAAATTTATTGTTCGGTTGGGGTGCATCCTTGCAATGTACAGGAAGCGCCTTTAGTTACGCTAGGCGAGCTCGTGGAGGCTGCCGATAAGCCGAAGGTGATTGGGCTGGGTGAAACGGGACTGGATTACTTCCATTCCATCGACCATGTGAGCCTGCAGAAAGAAAGTTTCCGTATTCATATCGAAGCGAGCCGCCAAACGGGACTGCCCGTAATCATCCATTGCCGTGATGCAGAGGAAGATACGGTTGCGATTCTGAAAGAAGAGAAAGCCAAAGGTGATTTCAAAGCGCTCATCCATTGTTTTACCGGCACGAAATGGCTGGCAGATGAAGTGCTTAAGCTGGGCTTAACGATCTCGCTGTCTGGTATTTTGACGTTCAAAAATGCGAAAGAAATTCAAGCCATCGCAAAAGACTTGCCGCTGGATAAGGTGTTGGTGGAAACTGATGCGCCGTATCTCGCGCCGATGCCGCATCGTGGGAAGCGCAATGAACCTGCCTATACGCGCCATACTTGCGAATATTTAGCGCAATTGAAAGAGGTTTCATTGGAAGCTGCTGCTGCGCAAACCACTGAGAATTTCTTTAGACTCTTCGATAAGGCGCCGCAGCCTTAA
- the metG gene encoding methionine--tRNA ligase encodes MIADSKTPFYITTPIYYVNDAPHIGHAYTTIACDVMARFMQLNGHEIFFLTGTDEHGQKVAKSAEKAGVTPQEICDKNSQYFRNLVATGDNLLNASNNDFVRTTEARHKQTAQELWKRIEANGYIYKDNYGGWYAVRDEAYYAEAELITKDGKKVAPTGAEVEWVEEESYFFKLSAFEGKLLELYGEGSFVSPDSRLNEVKSFVKGGLRDLSISRTSFDWGVPVPDDENHVMYVWIDALTNYLTALGWPDSDNYQKFWAENPPVHVVGKDILRFHAVYWPAFLMAAELPVPKQVLAHGWWTIEGEKMSKSIGNVLSPAEMIEKAGGVDQLRYFMLKAMPFGNDGDFSQERMIEVINADLANNIGNLAQRSLSMIQKNCDAKVPTYVGKQEELMGKLYSKNREDYLQAMQEFRYNDALLALSDSAHVMNHYFADNAPWVLRKTDPEKMAEVLHYTVEGIRCVAILLQPFCPEASAKILDQLAVPEDERGFEHLSDQFALKVGTDLPKPEGVFPRLQVAEKVA; translated from the coding sequence ATGATAGCTGATTCCAAAACCCCCTTTTATATTACGACTCCGATTTATTATGTGAATGATGCGCCGCATATTGGCCATGCTTACACCACCATTGCTTGCGATGTGATGGCGCGCTTTATGCAGCTGAACGGGCACGAAATTTTTTTCCTGACGGGCACGGATGAGCACGGTCAGAAGGTCGCGAAATCAGCGGAGAAGGCTGGCGTAACGCCTCAAGAGATTTGTGATAAAAATTCGCAATATTTCCGTAACTTAGTGGCGACAGGTGATAATTTGCTTAACGCGTCAAATAACGACTTTGTTCGCACTACGGAGGCTCGTCACAAGCAAACCGCTCAAGAGCTCTGGAAACGTATCGAGGCGAATGGCTATATCTATAAGGATAATTATGGTGGCTGGTATGCCGTGCGTGATGAAGCCTATTATGCGGAAGCAGAGCTGATTACCAAAGACGGTAAGAAAGTGGCGCCGACAGGTGCGGAAGTCGAATGGGTGGAAGAGGAAAGTTACTTTTTCAAACTCTCCGCTTTTGAAGGTAAGTTGTTGGAACTCTATGGTGAGGGTAGCTTTGTTTCGCCAGATTCACGTCTGAATGAGGTAAAGAGTTTCGTCAAAGGCGGTTTGCGTGACCTTTCTATTTCACGCACAAGTTTCGACTGGGGAGTTCCAGTGCCAGACGATGAGAACCATGTAATGTACGTGTGGATCGATGCGCTGACTAATTACCTGACGGCACTTGGCTGGCCTGATTCTGACAATTACCAGAAGTTCTGGGCAGAGAATCCCCCCGTGCATGTGGTGGGTAAAGACATCTTGCGTTTTCATGCAGTGTACTGGCCTGCTTTCCTTATGGCCGCAGAACTACCTGTTCCTAAGCAGGTGCTCGCTCATGGCTGGTGGACGATTGAAGGCGAGAAGATGAGCAAATCTATCGGTAATGTACTCTCACCTGCTGAGATGATTGAGAAAGCCGGTGGCGTCGATCAGTTGCGCTATTTCATGTTAAAAGCCATGCCTTTTGGCAATGATGGTGATTTTAGTCAGGAACGCATGATTGAAGTGATTAATGCAGATTTAGCAAATAATATCGGTAACTTGGCGCAACGTTCGCTTTCGATGATTCAGAAAAATTGTGACGCAAAAGTGCCTACTTATGTCGGTAAACAAGAAGAGCTGATGGGCAAGCTCTATAGCAAAAACCGTGAAGATTACCTCCAAGCGATGCAAGAGTTTCGTTATAATGACGCTTTGCTTGCGCTGTCAGATTCCGCACATGTTATGAATCATTATTTCGCCGATAACGCGCCGTGGGTTCTGAGGAAAACGGACCCTGAGAAAATGGCGGAGGTTCTACATTATACGGTAGAGGGTATCCGCTGTGTCGCCATTTTGCTGCAGCCATTCTGCCCGGAAGCATCCGCTAAAATTCTCGATCAGCTAGCCGTGCCTGAAGATGAACGAGGCTTCGAACATTTAAGCGATCAATTCGCGCTTAAAGTAGGAACTGATTTGCCTAAACCAGAGGGCGTGTTCCCGCGCTTGCAAGTGGCAGAGAAGGTGGCGTAA
- a CDS encoding DNA polymerase III subunit delta', translating into MSEKISPIIGHEDAQAQLAGLMKQGKLPHAILLSGPRGIGKAALADTIARCLLTGEAVAEDTGGLFGEELPTDAPARLCYDPQHSAIARMEAGGHGNIKIVEPLRDEKKKMSFTTINIDQVRDVIGFMHLSTSEAGWRVVIVDPADGLNRNAENALLKVLEEPPEKTVLMLITHQPDRLLPTTRSRCREVRLQPPTTQQVVEILANQKVNVSLEQQEWLMQLAPISAGQWDRYLKFEAENIYYEWLELLVDSDSAAIQSLATKFAKLEPEAWQMAGDLLLCVLHRLSLYAQGQLELLPREEETIPALVQRYDAEHWLDVWQEAAQWWPQTTGGNYDKKQVLQSLLFQASSGAKTAA; encoded by the coding sequence ATGAGTGAGAAAATATCACCCATCATAGGTCATGAAGATGCGCAGGCGCAACTTGCCGGTCTGATGAAGCAGGGGAAGCTTCCGCATGCGATTCTCCTTTCAGGCCCGCGTGGGATCGGTAAGGCTGCTTTGGCCGATACGATCGCTCGCTGTTTACTAACGGGCGAGGCTGTAGCAGAAGACACTGGCGGTTTGTTTGGTGAGGAGCTGCCGACGGACGCCCCTGCACGTTTGTGCTATGATCCGCAACATTCTGCGATTGCGCGGATGGAGGCGGGCGGCCACGGCAATATTAAAATCGTAGAGCCATTGCGTGATGAGAAAAAGAAGATGTCTTTCACCACGATCAATATTGATCAAGTGCGTGATGTGATTGGGTTTATGCATCTTAGTACGTCTGAGGCTGGCTGGCGTGTGGTGATTGTTGACCCCGCAGATGGCCTCAATCGCAATGCCGAAAATGCATTGTTGAAAGTTCTTGAAGAGCCACCGGAGAAAACGGTACTTATGCTGATTACGCATCAACCGGATAGGCTGTTACCCACCACACGTTCACGCTGTCGTGAGGTGAGGCTTCAGCCTCCAACCACACAGCAAGTCGTCGAGATTTTAGCAAATCAAAAAGTAAACGTCTCGCTAGAACAACAAGAATGGTTGATGCAGCTCGCGCCGATCTCGGCTGGGCAGTGGGATCGTTATTTGAAGTTTGAGGCAGAAAATATCTATTACGAGTGGTTAGAGTTACTTGTGGATTCTGACAGTGCTGCCATCCAAAGCCTAGCAACGAAATTTGCAAAACTTGAGCCAGAAGCATGGCAGATGGCGGGTGACCTGCTGTTATGTGTGCTACATCGCTTATCGCTTTACGCGCAAGGGCAGCTAGAATTGCTGCCGCGTGAGGAAGAAACAATTCCGGCTCTCGTGCAACGTTACGATGCGGAGCATTGGCTGGATGTGTGGCAAGAAGCCGCTCAATGGTGGCCGCAAACGACCGGCGGTAATTACGATAAGAAACAAGTCTTACAAAGCCTGTTGTTTCAAGCGTCATCTGGCGCTAAAACCGCTGCATGA
- the tmk gene encoding dTMP kinase encodes MPDRGRFISFEGGEGCGKSTQVKLLSGALTERGIEHIVTREPGGTPLAERIRPLLVEAQSTQEDWNPLAETLLFLAARVQHVQEKIKPALAAGQWVICDRFTDSTLVYQGVGKGLGIEYLQNLQQQLLPDFAPDKTVLLDISPQEGLARAASRAEGEDRFEKLAISFHQKLREGFLKLAQAEHFSTIDATQTIDQVQAQVLEAVL; translated from the coding sequence ATGCCAGATCGCGGCCGATTTATCAGTTTTGAAGGCGGGGAGGGGTGCGGAAAGTCCACGCAGGTTAAGCTGCTTTCTGGAGCGCTTACGGAGCGGGGTATCGAGCATATTGTCACGCGTGAACCCGGTGGTACGCCGTTGGCAGAGCGTATTCGCCCGCTCTTGGTGGAAGCGCAATCGACGCAAGAAGACTGGAATCCATTGGCTGAGACATTATTGTTTTTAGCCGCACGAGTGCAGCATGTGCAGGAGAAAATCAAACCCGCACTGGCGGCAGGGCAGTGGGTGATCTGTGACCGTTTTACGGATTCAACCTTAGTGTATCAAGGGGTTGGTAAGGGTTTGGGGATTGAGTATTTGCAGAATTTGCAACAACAGCTCTTGCCGGATTTTGCACCGGATAAAACCGTACTCCTCGATATTTCTCCGCAAGAGGGTTTAGCGCGTGCCGCAAGCCGTGCCGAAGGCGAAGATAGATTCGAAAAGTTAGCGATAAGTTTTCACCAAAAATTACGTGAAGGCTTTTTAAAACTTGCACAAGCGGAGCATTTCAGCACGATCGATGCGACGCAAACGATTGATCAGGTGCAAGCACAAGTGTTGGAGGCAGTATTATGA
- a CDS encoding D-alanyl-D-alanine carboxypeptidase, producing MKFLLAFLLLSFSAQAGFETPAKQAMLYDATTSTILFSKDADKRMGPSSMSKMMTVYIVLEKLKSGELKLTDTFHVSEKSWKKGGSKMFVKLGEKITVQDLLRGIIIQSGNDACIVVAEGIAGTEKAFAEIMNVKARQLGLTGSHFANATGWPDPQHYMTSRDLVKLAEALIRDFPNSYHYWGEKEFTYSDITQPNRNALLGELGVDGIKTGHTDAAGYGIATSGEMAGRRLISVVNGLDSKKGRISASRELLTYGFKQFEAVQLFAKGKALEEAKIWYGSQETVGLKVEKPLLITLPKYDKSDVKMSANFVEPVIAPVQKGQKLGVLKFEAKGMEPINLPLVATESVAKQSLLERLLPTLRYRLFGEK from the coding sequence ATGAAGTTTCTATTAGCTTTTTTACTCCTGTCCTTTAGCGCGCAAGCGGGGTTTGAAACGCCTGCTAAACAAGCGATGCTCTATGATGCAACGACCAGCACGATCTTGTTTAGCAAAGATGCAGATAAGCGTATGGGCCCCTCATCCATGAGTAAGATGATGACGGTTTATATCGTGCTGGAGAAGCTAAAGTCGGGCGAATTAAAATTGACTGATACCTTCCATGTTTCTGAAAAATCATGGAAAAAAGGCGGCTCTAAAATGTTCGTCAAGCTGGGTGAGAAGATTACGGTGCAAGATTTGCTGCGTGGGATCATCATCCAATCCGGTAACGATGCCTGTATCGTCGTGGCAGAAGGTATTGCCGGAACGGAAAAAGCGTTTGCGGAAATTATGAATGTCAAAGCGCGTCAATTAGGGCTAACGGGAAGTCACTTCGCGAATGCAACGGGCTGGCCGGATCCACAACATTACATGACCTCGCGTGATTTGGTAAAATTGGCTGAAGCGCTGATTCGCGACTTTCCAAATAGCTATCATTATTGGGGCGAGAAAGAATTTACCTATTCCGATATTACGCAACCAAATCGCAATGCTCTGCTGGGCGAGCTCGGGGTGGATGGCATCAAAACCGGCCATACGGATGCTGCAGGTTACGGTATTGCCACATCCGGCGAGATGGCAGGGCGCCGCCTCATCAGTGTTGTAAATGGCTTGGATAGTAAAAAGGGACGTATTTCCGCCTCGCGCGAGTTGCTGACCTACGGCTTTAAACAGTTTGAAGCAGTGCAGCTTTTTGCCAAAGGCAAGGCATTGGAAGAAGCGAAAATATGGTACGGTTCGCAAGAGACGGTGGGTTTAAAAGTTGAAAAACCTTTGTTAATTACCCTACCAAAATATGATAAATCAGACGTAAAAATGAGTGCTAACTTTGTCGAACCGGTTATTGCGCCGGTGCAAAAAGGACAAAAACTTGGTGTCTTGAAGTTTGAGGCAAAAGGCATGGAGCCGATTAATTTGCCTCTTGTGGCGACAGAATCAGTTGCGAAACAATCGCTGCTAGAGCGATTATTGCCAACCTTGCGCTATCGTTTATTTGGAGAAAAATAA
- a CDS encoding septal ring lytic transglycosylase RlpA family protein, whose amino-acid sequence MKIILVSILAMTLAACTSGPEDVSHYPKVPYKAKVGKPYKIMGKWYSPRYDPTYEQTGIASWYGPGFHGRKTATGERYDQNAWTAAHTTLPMPSIVRVTNLENGRAMNLRVNDRGPFHPGRIIDLSKAASKKLGVIEHGVAKVKVTYLQAETEEYMKSCGKRGDELKYSEGFSAYNGMMIAKAKPIVQDIKSIAIERVGKRTSAPMKSVSIASLPDITPKEVKSYQAPWLVQVASYADTVNAQNMMSKLSSLGKPLVQEIAVKGQPYYRVLLKPTSNKTSQFGLLSQLKNRFGISDAKVIKQ is encoded by the coding sequence ATGAAAATTATATTAGTCTCAATTCTCGCGATGACCCTTGCTGCTTGTACGAGCGGCCCTGAGGATGTCTCGCATTACCCGAAAGTACCTTATAAAGCGAAAGTCGGTAAGCCTTATAAAATTATGGGGAAATGGTATTCGCCGCGTTACGATCCTACCTATGAGCAAACCGGTATTGCAAGCTGGTATGGCCCAGGATTCCATGGTCGCAAAACTGCGACAGGTGAGCGTTATGACCAAAATGCGTGGACAGCAGCGCATACGACTTTGCCGATGCCATCGATCGTTCGTGTGACGAATTTGGAAAATGGCCGTGCGATGAACCTGCGTGTGAATGACCGCGGGCCATTTCACCCGGGGCGTATTATTGATCTCTCGAAAGCGGCTTCTAAGAAACTTGGCGTGATTGAGCATGGCGTGGCCAAAGTAAAGGTGACGTATCTGCAGGCCGAAACAGAAGAATATATGAAAAGCTGCGGTAAGCGTGGGGATGAACTCAAATATTCCGAGGGGTTCAGCGCATATAACGGCATGATGATCGCGAAAGCTAAACCGATTGTGCAGGATATAAAGTCGATTGCTATCGAGCGTGTCGGTAAGCGAACGTCAGCGCCGATGAAATCGGTTTCAATTGCTTCATTGCCTGATATTACGCCTAAAGAGGTGAAGTCTTATCAAGCCCCTTGGTTGGTACAGGTGGCGTCTTATGCGGACACCGTTAATGCGCAAAATATGATGAGTAAGTTGAGTTCTCTGGGAAAACCGTTAGTGCAAGAAATTGCGGTAAAAGGGCAACCTTATTACCGTGTGCTTCTTAAGCCTACTTCAAATAAAACGAGCCAATTCGGCTTGCTATCGCAGTTGAAAAACCGTTTTGGCATTAGCGATGCGAAAGTGATTAAACAATGA
- a CDS encoding lytic murein transglycosylase, whose protein sequence is MRTLFLSLVSAILLAGCANAATQSVESWLDGVKRDAAAKGISANTVNAALRGFTPNAKIIRLDRKQPEGTLSFAQYMKRVVPASRVNQGRKMYRKHRVLLDKIGAEFGVQPRFIVALWGIETNYGGNTGGFNIIPALATLAYDGRRAEFFRKEMMQALQIVDAGHIPLAKFKGSWAGAMGQSQFMPSSFLAYAHDYNGDGRKDIWTTQGDVFASIAKYLSKSGWNDDETWGREVRLPSGFNQKLASRKIKKPLSYWARMGVTKADGSSLPARDVRASVVYPGKDGEESYITYGNYDVIMKWNRSTYFATAVGTLADAIGR, encoded by the coding sequence ATGCGGACTCTTTTTTTAAGTCTAGTATCTGCAATCTTGTTGGCTGGATGCGCGAATGCAGCGACTCAGTCGGTAGAATCGTGGCTGGATGGCGTTAAGCGCGATGCCGCCGCTAAAGGCATTTCCGCTAACACCGTCAATGCGGCGTTACGTGGCTTTACGCCAAATGCAAAAATCATCCGTTTAGATCGAAAGCAGCCTGAAGGGACGCTTAGTTTTGCGCAATATATGAAGCGCGTCGTGCCAGCCTCGCGCGTCAATCAAGGGCGTAAAATGTACCGTAAGCATAGAGTCTTGCTCGATAAAATTGGTGCTGAGTTTGGCGTGCAGCCTCGCTTTATCGTTGCGCTTTGGGGGATTGAAACCAATTATGGCGGCAATACAGGCGGCTTTAATATCATTCCGGCACTCGCAACCTTGGCCTATGATGGCCGCCGTGCCGAGTTCTTCCGTAAGGAAATGATGCAGGCATTACAAATTGTTGATGCCGGGCATATTCCGCTCGCGAAATTTAAAGGATCATGGGCAGGGGCAATGGGGCAATCGCAATTTATGCCGAGCAGCTTCCTTGCTTATGCGCATGATTATAATGGCGATGGCCGTAAAGATATCTGGACGACGCAAGGCGATGTATTCGCCTCAATCGCGAAATATCTCAGTAAATCAGGCTGGAATGATGATGAGACATGGGGGCGTGAAGTCCGCTTGCCGAGTGGCTTTAATCAGAAGCTCGCCTCTCGTAAAATCAAAAAGCCGTTGAGCTATTGGGCGCGCATGGGTGTCACCAAGGCTGATGGCTCATCTTTGCCGGCGCGTGATGTGCGTGCAAGTGTGGTCTATCCCGGTAAGGATGGCGAGGAATCGTACATCACTTACGGCAATTACGATGTGATTATGAAATGGAACCGTTCAACGTATTTCGCGACTGCTGTCGGTACGTTGGCTGATGCAATAGGACGTTAA
- a CDS encoding iron-containing alcohol dehydrogenase, with product MTQKAKPDFANYGITLAKVGDNCGDLLLAAHSGNLHFVGDANTITAAKALLPAGATIMEFPEPPKADDKTVELVRQHTASADVLIAVGSGTLNDLCKYASSLESKPYSVIATAPSMNGYVSGNASITVDGYKKTLTAHAPTTVICDLDILNTAPKRLIQAGIGDTLCRSTVQADWLLSHLILDTPYEPLYFEWMADSENRLLDNPDDDRALIEALLLSGIAMRECGSSAPASQAEHMIAHTMEMLHPNLPHSYHGEHISITSLTMAKRQEALLAKNSVSIGELDGFGNLPLSLHKQAQKQFYAKLPDSEKVATLSTKLANEWPTIAAEIRKVLLPSDRLQEVLETAGCPVNSEAIGWAATKYQNAITLARFTRDRFTFLDLI from the coding sequence ATGACACAAAAGGCAAAACCTGACTTCGCCAATTACGGTATTACCCTCGCAAAAGTTGGGGATAATTGTGGCGACCTCCTATTAGCAGCCCATTCGGGTAATTTACATTTTGTCGGTGATGCCAATACGATTACCGCCGCCAAGGCATTATTACCAGCGGGCGCAACAATTATGGAGTTCCCTGAGCCTCCCAAAGCTGATGATAAAACCGTTGAGCTGGTTCGCCAACACACCGCCTCTGCAGATGTATTAATTGCCGTCGGTAGCGGTACATTGAACGACCTGTGCAAATATGCCAGCAGTCTTGAAAGCAAGCCTTACAGCGTCATTGCGACGGCACCTTCAATGAACGGTTATGTCTCTGGCAACGCCTCCATCACGGTTGACGGTTACAAAAAAACACTGACCGCCCACGCTCCCACCACGGTTATTTGTGATTTAGACATCCTAAACACCGCCCCTAAACGCCTCATACAAGCTGGGATTGGTGACACGCTCTGCCGCAGCACGGTGCAAGCTGATTGGCTATTATCGCACCTCATATTAGATACACCTTACGAGCCCCTTTATTTCGAGTGGATGGCAGACTCTGAAAACCGCTTATTAGATAACCCAGATGATGACCGAGCGCTCATAGAAGCGCTGTTACTCTCCGGTATTGCCATGCGTGAGTGTGGCTCATCGGCCCCGGCATCGCAGGCAGAACATATGATCGCTCATACGATGGAAATGCTTCATCCCAACTTACCGCATAGTTATCATGGCGAGCATATTTCCATTACCAGCCTCACTATGGCGAAACGGCAGGAAGCACTCCTCGCCAAAAATTCCGTTAGCATTGGCGAATTAGATGGTTTCGGAAATTTACCGCTCTCGCTACACAAGCAAGCGCAGAAGCAGTTTTACGCGAAGCTACCCGATAGTGAAAAAGTCGCAACGCTGAGCACCAAGCTCGCCAACGAATGGCCAACTATTGCAGCAGAGATCCGCAAAGTTCTTTTACCTTCTGATCGTTTACAAGAAGTCCTTGAAACAGCAGGCTGCCCTGTAAACTCCGAAGCCATTGGTTGGGCAGCAACAAAGTATCAAAATGCCATTACTCTTGCCCGCTTCACACGCGATCGCTTCACCTTCTTAGATTTAATCTGA